The Chroicocephalus ridibundus chromosome 4, bChrRid1.1, whole genome shotgun sequence genome contains the following window.
GCCAACGTTCCCCACCTCCACAGATTAAGAATAGAAGAGGAACAACAAAGTTCAAAAGACAGCAAAGGGAAGATCGAGTTCTTCTCACCTCATAATCCATTTCCAGACAAGCAAACATTGGGTTTTCAAATCCCACATCGACTCCCACCACGTGGTAGACCAAGGTATTGGCCTTGTGGGCTTCCAGCGGGGAGGAAATGGTGAGacgagcagcagcatccctgttCAAGATATACACCAGCTTCTGCTTTTCAATCGCACCTGCAAGGAAAGAACAACAGCGCCTGAAGCACATCTCCTGGTGATCAAATCTGATGATAGCTGCAGTCCAATATTGATACACAACTTCACAAGAGAATGTCAGCGTTACTTCTGCTGAAGTTCACCACTGGTATTTATCTCTGCACCGCCAATTAACTTCGAATGTCTCGTTTTAAACGTTTTGGGCCACAAGCACAAATGACAACTCTCGCTCTTTAAAGCCTAAGACTGAGTATCGGGCTGGCTGGATGTATCTCAAAGGGTCAGTCTACAATAGATACAGGCAGATCCACTCACTCATTCCACCACGTACGTGAGAGATGACAGACtgtagggaaggaaaaacaacttgaaagaagTAGCCAGATGTTCCACCATTTGGCCAGAAGACCTTTCCTcaaatattttaactaaaaaagTATTCTTGCCTGATACACGGCATCCACAACATAACAAACACTTATCACCCTTAACTATCAACGTGAATGGCACAATCGTGCTACCTTCTCCTCCGTGAAAATAAGACTTGTTAGAAAGGAAACAACATTATTGTTATTCCCGATATAAAGGGGCACTTTTGAACTACCTATCGTTGCAAGTCCTTGCTCTCAGCGTGCAGGAAAGCAGCATCGCACAAAGCTGGCTTTGGCAAACCGAGACAGTTCACGTACCAAGTAACTAAGACACCTCATGGTAAATCTTATAGAAAAATCACCCAAGTGTTTTTCTACCTGTGAAGCCTGATCAGAAACGCATCTAGTCGTCTCCACGATACATCTCAGAGAAGAGACATGAATCCGTAACATCATTTCAGGCTGTGGGAGGTGACTTACTACGCTGCACCATGGACGCCTGCAATCCCAACTTCTCTCCCAGACATCACACTTCAGGGCTCTGCGCACCGCTAAGCGAGCTGGCCTCTTTCCAAATTGTTCTGGCCCAACGTTAGAAATAATTTGTGCAATTCCATCAGCGTGAAGGAACCATTCTGAATGCTTGCATTCTCTTTGACATGTCTCATAGCCTAACAAACTGCCTGAGAAGAAACACTTCCCATTATACCTGGCAGAAACTCGCTCCAAAACAAATATccccaagacaggaaaaaaaaaaaaaaataaggagaaaagaaGCCGACAGACTGACTTACTGATCATGACGGCGCGGCCCTTTGGGTCTACAGCCAAGTACTGGCCTGGAACAATTCTGCGACATCCACTTTTGCCAAAGGTTTCCTGATGAATCTTCTCAAACACGTTCTTTGAGGGCTGGTACTCCAGAATAACAATGCGCCCCGAATCGCTGCCCACGACGATATAGTCTTTGGTGCCACCCGTCAGCCTAAAGGCCATGAGGGAGCGAATGACTCCGAACACTTCCACGGTCAGCAGGGTGTGAACCTTCCCCGTGTTGGGATCGGGGCGGAGCAACTCCAGGATCTTGCCCCGGGACACAACAATTTCTTGTTGTTTGGTTCCTAAAGAAGCCAGAAGATGAAGGAGAGTTAGCAACAACACAGCAGAACACGCACCTACAAGGAGATAAATCTTCGCCACCACTAAATACCAAGGAGTTTTATGATTACTACGGAAGAATTCAAAGCAACTAATTCACCACGTTGGGCACCACTATCGTTTGAGCATCTTTTAACCAACAAGGAAAGCAGACAAAATACTAAGTTATAGGTAATCAAGCCAAACTTTTCTTGATCTTTCCACAAGTTACAACAGCTCAAGTACCACACTGAAGAGCAAATGACAATATATCAGCGAAACAAAAATGCTCTACTGAAGCAGACTAGCTTCAGCACCCAAACTAAGTAAAAAATTAACATGTTTTTTCCACTGCCACCCGCAAGAGCTCAAGCCAAGATGCGTTAGGAGAGATTACCTGAGAAATTGCCATGGATGGCATAGCTAATGCCGGTGGCTCGCTGCAACGTCAGGTTGTAGAGGAACATGGTGGCAACAGGTCGGCTTCACCTTGTCACAACTCCACTGAGTCtgcaacaagcagaaaaaaaaccccaaactttgtaaaataaaaaacagctttccACACAGCACCCAGAGAGAACCACCCGCTTGTTTGCCTGCATGTATCACTTTATGTTTAGAAGACTGACTGGCACCCCGCTAAAATTATTTGGTATTTAGTAACACCAAGAGGCAAAAGGCTCTCCCAAAGATAACCAGGCTGCCGAGCATCAGCTGAGCTCCCTACCGCCGCGTGACTGCTGAGGGCTCCCTGCTAATTACTGCTCTTACAGTTTTAATTGTTCAGAAACCACAGAGTTAGGGAACCCCTCTAGAGCTGCCCTGCGCCGTTACATTAAACGTGAGCCGAGCTACCCGCAAGGGCTCGGGGCGAGCGCCTGAGCTCATTCCTTCCTCCGGGGCTAAGGCGGGAGGAAAGCTCAGCTGCACACAGGCCGCTGCGGCCCCCAGGCCAGGGCAAGCCGCCCCCAGGCCAGGGCAACCTGCCCTCAGTCGCCCCTGAGCCTTACCAAGGCCCTCGCCGAGCCGGTAGCCCCATctccccccgcccgggcagcaggCTCCGGGAACGGGCCCCGGATCaaggcccggccgcccccccccacagACCAAGCCCCGAGGGGCCCGCGGCCGCTCCCCCCGCCAAAATGGCGGCCCGCACCGCGCCTCCCCAGCCGCCGGGCCGCCGCtgggcgggcgcggcgcggcggggccaccCTTACCGGGCGGATGGCGATGGATGCTGCTCCTGCCTAGGCCGGCGCGCCGCCGGCCCGCTCCGCCATGAGCCCCGCGCTTGCGCCCTGCCCGCCCGCGCCTCTTCGCGGGGCCCTTCTGCCAGGCTTGCGCGCCCGCGCCGTGCGTGAAGGGCAGGGCTGCCCGCAGCAACGCCTGAATGATCACGGGGCGATGGTAGCCACTCCCCGCAGAAAGAACCgccagaaaaaaaacatctggaCGCATTTCAGCGTAGAATGCCGGGGGAGAGTGAGCTTCCCGCGCCGTTAGGTGGAGCCGAGCGGCCGCACCCGTACAGGCACGAGCAAGGGCATCCCCGACGGGCCTGACAGCGGTAGAAGCCGTGTCAGCTGTATGCCAAGATGGCGacggccacggcgccgggcccgcgggtggcggcgggggagggcggcggcTCGGCCGCCTCTGCCCTCTCTATGGAGCGGATTCAGTCGCTCACCGACCTGGCGGACCTGGAAGCTGCCTACAGCCGGCTGTGTGAGGAGGAGGTGTGTGGGGGGCCGGCCGGTGAGGCGGTGGGGCGGTGCGGGACGCGGCACCCCGGAGGGTGTTCGCTGCTCCAGCTCCCTCCGGGCCGTGCTGTAGTGACAAGGAGAGCGGGTGCCTCGTTGTCACGGTTCCTGTAGTCCCGATCCTGTACACAGACATTAAGTGCAGGCTCGGGCCTGGTGGGGCGACGGTGTCGCCTCCGTGGCACTAGTCTCCCGGAATCGTGAGCGGATCCCTGCGGATTCAGGTTCCTCCCGCGCCAAAAGCTCGGCCAGGGGAGGAGTTTGTGGGTTGCCTGACTTAAGAGTTGTGTCATGAGGTTTGCTTAACTGATGCGGTCggcaggctggaggggagggatgccatccagagggacctggacaggcagGAGAGGTGGAACTGTGCAAACCTCTTGAAGCTGAACAAGGCCAGGTGCAGGGTGCTCATGGGTTGGGTCAATCCCAGGCACAAGTCCAGGCCAGGCGGAGAATGggttgggagcagccctgaggagaagagaaggacttCCCGGTgtcggtggatgagaagctcaacatgacctggcaacgtgcgctggcagcccagaaaccccctgcagcctgggctgcatccccagcagcgtgggcagcagggcgaggggggggattctgcccctctgctccgctctgtgagacccccctgcagtgctgcctccagcgctggggcaccaacagcagaaggacacggagctgttggagcggggccagaggaggccccggagatgctgggggggctggagcccctctgctgggaggacaggctgagagagctgggggggttcagcctggagaagagaaggctccggggagaccttccagcccctgccaggccctaaaggggctccaggaaagctggggagggactctggatcagggaggggagccatgggacgagggggaaggggtttaaactggaagaggggagatttaggtgagatctgaggcagaaattgtttgctgtgagggtggtgagcccctggcccaggttgcccagagaagctgtggctgccccatccctggaggggttcaaggccaggctggacggggcttggagcaacgtggtgtggtgggaggtgtccctgcccagggcagggggtggcattgTGCagtcttgaaggtcccttctaacctaaaccattctatgattctgtgctttgGAATggcataaatataaatatttacaggatTAAAATGAGAGCTTAGGAAGGATTTACTTGTCATCCGAGCCCTTGGAAGAGCTAATACCTTTTTAGCTGCATGTGCTTGATTTGGGTGTAGAGTCTGTGATAAGTTGCTGGCCTGGAGGAGAGCTGAAGTCACACAGGACTTTCTTCgaacttttctttcagaaagtcgtgcaggaagagctggatgCCCTCCTGGAACAGCAAAGCACTATAGAGAACAAGATGGTTGCACTTCATCGCATGGGGTTAGTGATCCCCAccctctccccttctttctgcttttgtgcACTGTTCAGTACCTCCCTGCGTACTGCATGATGTGAAAATTCATTTCAGTGTTGTGAGGGAAGCATGTTCCTTCTCAGAAAATGTCAGACTTTAAATCAGTTTGTGGTAGGGAGGATCCTCATCCAAGTTCTTCCCAGCAGCACTAACAGAGGGAACACCCTTACAGTGACCAACCCATTTTGGCGTAGGGCGAGCAGTTCTTTGAAGTTTTCACCCCAGATACTTTTAGTTTTCAGCATCAATGCTTGGATCGGAGGTCTTGTGTCAGGCTGTTTACAGGTATGGACAAATATTACCTGCCTCTTCATGGGGAGCTTGTGCAGGCAGTCTGGAAAGTCATCGTAAGTGGCCTCATGTCTAGTAGAGCACAAGTTCACAGACTTCATCTTCCACCTCAGAAGTGAGGAGTATCTTAAAGCCTCAGTGGCTCATTGATGTCCCGTCTGGTAGCAAGACAGTTGTTAATCTATCCGTGCAGCCTCCTCCAAAGCTGTCTGATTTTGATGCTTTGCTCCTGTAGGAGAGGCACGAAATGAGAGATACTGTTGCTGACAGGAGCAGTTGGGTTTGGAGGAAGAACCATCCTGCTGTTGCAGACCATCCGACTACTTAATATTTGCATCTCATGTTCAATTCATTTGTGTTTCCAGCCCTAATCTGCAGCTTATCGAGGGGGACGCCCAGCAGTTGGCAGGGATGATCACCTTCACCTGCAATCTGGCCGAGAACGTCAGCAGTAAAGTCCGCCAGCTCGACCTTGCCAAGGTAACTGGACCGAGGGGGTGTTTGGGACTTGTCACCACCAAGCCATATTCTGTCTGCTCGTGTGCTCACGGCGCGATGAGAGAAATGTGCACTTTTCTTCAGTGGGCTGGAAACTGCTTCATGCTTTGTTTTAGCATTTTCTAGTGGTGTTAGGTGATGGTATCTTGCTGGGCTCCTGGATGTTGCAGCATACAGGAGTAAATAATACATAATGATTTGCCATATAGTGCCTGGTTCTCCAGCATTCCCTTCTGTCCGTGCAGCTCCTGGTAGAATATGGTGAATTAGCTGAGGTTAGTTTTCGTTAGCACTCTTTTGTCAACTATTGCAGCGCTGAGGACAGTGGACATGGTCGTTGTCACCCAAGAGTGGTCAGGGATCCGGGCCGTCATATTCTTTGTACAGAGGTAGGCTAAATGGAGTCAAGTCCCAGCACCCAGCACAACTGCTTAAATCCAAACAGATGTTGTGTGGTTGCGTCTCTGATCTCTGCCTGTTTGATAAAGTGGAGTACGGCCTCTGAGTTCAATCTGAGTTTTGACAGGTAAATGCTATTCATCTTTTGGAGTCGTTGACCTTAGGACTTTTTAAGTGGGTTGGGGTTTCTGCTTACGTAGTTGTTTATCGTGTAGAGAAGTATCACTTCAGTCtgcttcttccttgtttttcccccatgctGTCTTCTTATAATTCTCTTTCCCTGGTCCAGCCTGCAGCAGAAAGCCTTACTGGTCGCTTTTCTTGCAGAATCGGCTCTATCAGGCCATTCAGAGAGCTGACGACATCCTTGACCTGAAGTTCTGCATGGATGGAGTTCAAACAGCCCTGCGAAATGAGGATTATGAACAAGCAGCAGCCCATATCCATCGCTATCTGTCTCTGGACAAATCAGTGATCGAGCTCAGTCGTCAGGGCAAGGAAGGTAAGTACTGTTTCTGAGGAGAACCTGATAAGTCACCTTTCCAGTTAACTAGTGGCTGCATGATTTCCCACGACAGATAGCCTCAACTCAGTAGATAAAGCAGAAGAGCTAATGCTAGCCAGAGATCTTAGTATGTTATAGAGTAACATAGAGGTGAATGTTTTTGAAGCATTGTTAGGTTTGAATTATCATCAATTGAAAGGAGACTTCTTGGAACATGGCTTTAATAGCATTTCAGGTGCTGACTAGGTGAAGGACAAAATGTGCAGGACAAAAGAAGTGAGGGAGAAGGCTCTGTCAGGGAGAACTGTTGCAGTATTATGGTGTGCTACCAAGCAGAGCAAGTGGAAATGAAGGAGTAAGTTGCCTGATCCCTGAAAGAAATGTCCTGGTTGATGTGTTCGCATCCTCCGTGCAAGACCACGACGTTAGCCGTGTGTACATCACACATGTACCTTTGCCTGTAGGGAAATTCCAGCGTGTCTTCTGCCTTCTCACCCTAGGGCTGCACAATGTTGCTCTCTCTTCTAGGAAAAACGTAGCCCTTGATAGGGTACTAACATTGTGCTGtcacttttccatttcttttctgtccttttgacCAGGGGGCATAATTGATGCCAACCTGAAGCTCCTGCAGGAAGCAGAGCAGCGCCTGAAGACAATTGTCACAGAGAAATTCGACACAGCTATGAAGCAGGGAGATCTGCCCCAGGTGGAACGGTTCTTCAAGATCTTTCCTCTGCTAGGCTTACATGAGGAGGGGCTGAGCAAGTTCTCAGAGTACCTCTGCAAGCAGGTAACAGGTTCTGTGAAACATACCGTCTGGTCTCCGAGGGGAAAGCAAAACCCAGTCTCTGTCAACAGATGTTGCAGAAGGAGATCTTGGCTCTGGCTTGTTAATCTTAGAAAGCAGCACTGGCCTTcgttcctctctctccctgtgcTTTGCGCCCTGGGATGGTCTTTCTGGTGTCTGAACACAGATCCCACTGGCTGCCTGGCTTCTCCTCTGTGTCTTGCTCATTGTGCTTGCTTAAAACTTGTACAAGGGAACccggaaaaaaaagaacaagcttctgcctttcttttatcCTTGAGTGTTCCACAAGAGAGGAAAGGATCCCTGTTCAAACAGCAGCAATACCTCTTGCAATGGGAACACGGATAAAAGCCCGGGGATCTGTAGGGCAGGTGACAGAGGTCCACCCTATGGGATGAAGAATATCTTTGTTACCAGCTGACCGGACCTGTTGTCATGCAGGTGGCCAACAAAGCAGAGGAGAACCTGCAGCTGGTGATGGGGACAGACATGAGTGACCGTCGAGCTGCTGTCATCTTTGCGGACACTCTGACACTCCTCTTCGAAGGTAATCTTCCTTTCTTTGCTGGTGGATTGAAAATACTCTGTGATGGACAATCTCAtcaatttaaatgcttttaattctAGTTCCAGGACATCACAAAATGTTTCCCATCCCCTTTGAGCTATGGGAATGTCGCGcgagagggacagggacacaaCTAATAGACTTTTTCCCAGCCAGGAGAGGGCGTTACAATAAGCAAGCTTTCCTATGTACAGCTTGCAAAGGCACAAAGTCAATTTGCAAAGGATTTTTTGGCTTCCTCCAGGAATGAGACTCTTCCTGTTCTCTGCATCCTCAAAACAAATGGGCATTCCCTGAAGTTTTTTTTCAGacaagcagctctccagacaAACAAATCAAATCCCTTAAGACTGAGCAGCTGTTGATGCCTCCAGTCCTAGCTCTTCAAGGAggaccagggaaaaaaaaatcagagagggaagggagagaagggaatAAGAATGCTCTGTGGGAACGTCGCCAAAGACAGTAATTGAGATCCCATGGTGATTAACTGCCTTCTCTATTAAGTCTCCTGTAACTCCAGGCCGCACCAGTGCCAAGTCACTCTCCCAGCCTGGCACCCTTGCTGCTATTGAAGGTCCTTAGAGCCACCGAGGCTTTCTTGGCACTAGCATCAAAAGCGGGGGAGCGTTGCTAACTCAGAGTAGAGAGTTTGTGAGAAGAAAACAATCTTGGAGAGCTATGTCCTTGGAGATGGGCTTTATTCTCCAAGGAGGTCCTGCCTTCACTAACGCTTGCTCTCCTGAGCATTGGTGTGACAGATAAGAGCAGAGCATGATTTTCCTAGCACTGCTCTTCTCCTGTAACCTGGTAGGTGCTGAAAGCTGAGACTGGATTTGAATGGCAGTTACGTCCCCTGCCAGTTTTAGCTCATGCAGCTTTCTCCTGTGGAAGATTCATACCTTCATACCTTGTATCTtgctgggcaggagggcagctgaCACACAAGGCACGGCAGGAGCTCTCTTTAGGAAGAGAGATGGCTTCTGCTCCAGGAGATTTGCACTGCAGCCTTGCAATAAACGGGAGAGGATGGAAGGTGGCTTATGCAGAGAGAAGATGCCATGGAACAAGGGGTGGTGATGACAGGCCTCCAGTGAGGCACTACAGAGTGGCTTGAGTTTCTCAGTTTATCTGGGGAGTGAATGATCCCTTGTTAGGTCCAGACTGTGACCGGTATAGCTCTGCTCTGGGTCCAGACTGGATGGAAACTCCTGCTTGAGTCTCTCTCTTGAGCTTCCCCTCTCCTTCTGCAGGGATTGCTCGCATTGTGGAGACCCACCAACCCATTGTGGAGACCTACTATGGACCAGGGAGACTGTACACCCTCATCAAACACCTGCAAGTGGAGTGTGACCGGCAGGTGGAGAAAGTGGTGGACAAGTTCATCAAAGAGAGGGACTATCACAGGCAGGTAAGAGGCATATGATGCTGCCTGACGCAGCCACCTGCAGCCTCCATCCAGCTCCATGGGCTGCGACTGCCATAGCAGTGGCAAAGTTTGACCTTGCGTATTGAGAGAAACCTTGCTTTACTCCATATTTGTGCTGGTGGGTGAAGGGGTCCAGCCTGTagctctcccttctcctgcagagAATGATTATTGGGAGCCTGGTAAATGGACCCTGGACACAGGGTGCTTTGCTCTGCAGGTCCGTAGGGCGCCTTCAGTCCGTCTTCCCATCTGGCTTGTTCCTGCTCCTGTCTGTGTTCCAGCTCACAGGGCTGCTGTGACTGTCTCATGGTCACATACCTTGGTGTCTCTGTTGGAGTTCCTATCCCATCGCCCTTCCTGGCAGGCTGAGCTCCTTCTTGGAGGAAGAGGTGAACTGATGCAGTTCCCTTCTCTAGCTCTGCTTCCTGCAAAGCTTTCCTATGGCCCCGCCTGAGTAAGCACCTCCTTAGGCTACAGCAGGAGAAGCGGCTGTTAACTCCAAGTCATCAGCAAAGACTTTGATgactcccccttttttttgtgaTTGCAGTTCCAGCAAGTTCAGAATAGCATGATGAGaagttcttctgcagagaagatTGAACCAAGGTACAAACAAAACCTCTTTCTGCTCTCTAACCTTCCACTCTTGAGCTGTTGTTAATGCTACTTAGCATTTAGATAACTCTTTTGGTCTTCCAGACAGTTTGTGACTACTAAAGCATAAAATCTAATTGTTAGATGTCCTTCGCTGCCCTTTTATAAAGGCAGCTTCTGTGGTGGTGCTTTATTTTGCTTACTCCTTACTTTTAAGCCTTGGCCCTAAGCATTGCTGGAGGGCTGGCAATATCACTGCGCACGAAGGACTGAGACTTTAATTGCCTATGCTCACCGCCTATCGGTGGTCAGAGTACGGTCCTCGGAGCCCACGAAATggagcagctccctgggcagATAATTCGTGACAGAATCGGGAATAAATCTTTGGGTCCTATTTAATCTGTAGTGCTGCTGCAGCGACTCTGTAACATCAGTTTCTTGCTAACGAACCAAAGTGCTTTAaatccccctccttttctttttatcttaagTATTTGTATAGCCCTAAAGTAAGGCCATTTGAAAGCACCCAGCCCTTCTGGCATTGCATGACTTCTAAACGTGCCTTGAAAGAAAACTGCCATTCCCCAAGCAAGATCTGTCTGTGAGCCTGCATGACCAATTATTtcagcataaatataaaaatccacTTACTATTTGCTCTGAGTAACTGTGCCTGTATCCCAGGTTTTCcgagcttttgctttttcatccataaaataaagataatggTTCCTTGTCCCACTTGTGTGTTGTGAGGCTTTGAGCAGGATTTGTAAAGTTCTGTTGTGCACGCTGATGAAAAAGCTGCTGATGTGACGGTCTTTTTTTCCATAGTCATCTCTGATATGAACACTGTGTTCTGCACGGTCACGTGCTTTTTTGGTCTCACATTTCCTGAGCTGTTGAGCATAAACAGATTCttcatcattttcagaaaaacacatgAGTCTGTGCACAAGAGATGGAGGAGGCGGCAGGGACCAGGCATTTCTAGCACTGGCCATGTAGGGCTCACAGAATCGTAGCAAAACTGAGGGCTGCCAGAGGTCTCTAATCCAACCTCCCACTCAAAACAGGGCTAATTCTGAAGTTGTATCAGGTTGGTTAGAGTCTTGCAGCACTTACAGCCGTGATTTTAACGTGGCTGTTCTCACGTCcacgagggggaaaaaaaagcttctctgtaatgatttttttcaggatGTTTTGATTGTATGTGCGTTCTTTGCACATACCAGTTATTCTGCTGAGCTTTGCCGCTCGACGGCACAGATGGAAAGGGACAGTATTGATCTCATAGGAAGACAAAAGAGAACACACTGCTTAACCAAGTTAAATTAGTGCCTCTCCTTTTGTAGTTTTGCTACCTTTGTTCTTGCTATGTTCCTTCTAGGGAACTTGACCCTATTTTAACGGAAGTCACCCTGATGAACGCCCGCAGTGAGCTTTACTTGAGGTTCATCAAAAGACGAATAATATCCGATTTTGAGGTGGGGGACTCGATGGCCTCAGAGGAGGTAAAGCAAGGTAACACCTTGAATACCAATACTTGCAGGTGCTCTGCTCCTTGCAGCCAGAAGTGGAGATACATCTGAGTtagtggcagagcagagggataCGGGGTCTGCAAAGGCGCTTTGGGAACGCTCTCTGGAACACAATCGTGTAGCCTGGCCTCCTCAAATCTGTTTTCAGCGCGGGTTGTTTCCTCTAACAGAGAAACCAACCTTAGGAATGACTGCAGAGCATAATAAACAAGGTCCCCCATGAGAGGGAGGGCCCTTTGATCTGCAGGTACAGATCCCAAAGGTGGAGACCGCGGGGAAAACAGGCTCGGTGTTTTGGGTACTCCACAGAGCTCTGGAAATCACTTCTGTCACCTGCAAAAGTCAGCGTAGCAGTATCGGCTCCACAGTTGAGGCCTGTGATTTATTCCAGGCTGGGCTTTGCAGACATGTGTCTGTTGGGTGCTCGTGAGACAGGCAGCAAGGGGATTAGGTGAAACTGCTTTCTGGCAGTCCCTGCTGATGgctctcttttgttttttgtagAGCATCAGAAATACCTGGACAAACTCCTCAACAACTGTCTGCTGAGCCGCACCATGCAAGAGCTCATTGGCTACTACATCACCATGGAGGAATACTTCATGAGGGAGACCGTCAACAAGGTAGGGCTCAGACTGCTGCTTGCAATAGCCTGCACTCCCTGCCAGCGGCTGAGACCTCTGCGTGTGCTCCACAGTCCTCTGCTGAGCATCCCTAGGGAGGGAGATGAGTGCATGGCAGGTCTGCACCCAGTCACTGCTCGGGGAGGACACCTTTGCTCGCTGAGCTGAGGGCACTGAGACAGCTTTCTTTGCAGGCTGTTGCCATGGACAGCTACGAGAAGGGCCAGCTCACCTCCAGCATGGTGGACGACGTGTTTTATATAGTGAAGAAGTGCATTGGGCGCGCTCTGTCGAGCTCCAGCATAGACTGTCT
Protein-coding sequences here:
- the COG4 gene encoding conserved oligomeric Golgi complex subunit 4, encoding MATATAPGPRVAAGEGGGSAASALSMERIQSLTDLADLEAAYSRLCEEEKVVQEELDALLEQQSTIENKMVALHRMGPNLQLIEGDAQQLAGMITFTCNLAENVSSKVRQLDLAKNRLYQAIQRADDILDLKFCMDGVQTALRNEDYEQAAAHIHRYLSLDKSVIELSRQGKEGGIIDANLKLLQEAEQRLKTIVTEKFDTAMKQGDLPQVERFFKIFPLLGLHEEGLSKFSEYLCKQVANKAEENLQLVMGTDMSDRRAAVIFADTLTLLFEGIARIVETHQPIVETYYGPGRLYTLIKHLQVECDRQVEKVVDKFIKERDYHRQFQQVQNSMMRSSSAEKIEPRELDPILTEVTLMNARSELYLRFIKRRIISDFEVGDSMASEEVKQEHQKYLDKLLNNCLLSRTMQELIGYYITMEEYFMRETVNKAVAMDSYEKGQLTSSMVDDVFYIVKKCIGRALSSSSIDCLCAMINHSTTELESDFREVLYNKLKQGFPATTFQDFQRGVTSAVNIMHSSLQQGKFDTKGIESTDEAKQSFLVTLNNVEVCSENIMTLKKTLESDCSKLLSQGFGGEQGQAKIDSCLSDMAAVSNKFRDLLQEGLNELNSTAIKPQVKPWINLFLSVSHNIEEEEFSDYEANDPWVQQFIVNLEQQMTEFKAGLSPVIYDTLTGLMTSLIAIELEKVLLKSTFSRLGGLQFDKELRSLIAYLTTVTTWTIRDKFARLSQMATILNLERVTEILDYWGPNSGPLTWRLTPAEVRQVLALRIDFRSEDIKRLRL